The genomic interval TCGAAAGCTATGGCGCCGATTTTCCGGCGAGCACGGTTCATATCGTCCCCTCGGCCACGCCCTCGATCCGCAACCCGATCAAGTTCGTCGCGGCGGGGTTCAAGATTGTGGGCGGTATTGCCGTTGCCTTCGGCAAGCTGCGCAAGTCCAAGCCTGATTGTGTGATCGGCTTTGGTGGTTATCCGACCTTTCCGCCGTTCGTCGCTGCGAATTTCCTCGGCATTCCTGGCATCCTGCATGAGCAGAATGCCGTGATGGGCCGTGCCAATCGGGCGCTTGGCCGGTTTGCCGATCTGCTGGCCATGAGCTTTCCGCAGACCAAGTTTGCCGAGACGCTCAGTCTTGAAAAGGTGCTGACCGGCAACCCTGTGCGCGACCGCGTCCGCGCCGTTGCTGACACGGCTTATCCGGACCTGACGGGCGAGGGGCCTATTCGCCTCGTGATTTTTGGCGGCAGCCAGGGCGCCAAGGCGATCTCGGATATTGTACCGGCCGCCATTGCCCTGATCCCCGACACCATTCGCCAGCGCCTGCAGATCGTGCAGCAGTGCCGGCAGGATGATCTGGACCGCGTGGCCGAGGTGTATCGCCAGGCCAAGGTCAATGTGGAGCTGGCTGCGTTTTTCACCGATCTGCCAGAGCGGATCGCCAAGGCGCATCTGGTGATCGGGCGCTCCGGCGCGTCGACCATTGCCGAGCTGACGGTGATCGGTCGCCCGGCCATTCTGGTGCCGCTGCCCGGCTCGATTGACGCCGATCAGAAAAACAACGCACTCGTGGTGGAAGCTGCCGGTGGCGGATGGGTGGCCGAGCAGGCCACGCTGTCGCCGCAATCGCTAGGCACTCGCCTCACACACCTGTTAACAGACCCCATAACCCTCACCCAAGCCGCCGCTGCCGCCCGTTCGCTGGGCCAGCCGCGTGCCGTCGAGAAGCTGGCGGACCTCGCCGAAATGCTCTCCGGCCGTAACATCGTCGAAGTGGATCATCGTTCATGAAAATGCCGCGCAACATGGGCCCCGTCCATTTCATCGGGATTGGCGGCATCGGAATGAGTGGCATCGCCGAAATCCTGCACAATCAGGGCTATACCGTGCAGGGCTCTGACGCCTCGGCCAATCCCAATGTGCAGCGCCTACGCGACATGGGGATCAAGGTTTCCATCGGCCAGAGCGGCGACAATCTCGGCGCGGCGGAAGTGGTCGTCGTGTCGTCGGCAATTAAGAGCGATAATCCCGAGCTGGTCGCCGCCCGCGCCAAGGCGCTGCCGATTGTGCGTCGCGCCGAAATGCTGGCCGAGATCATGCGGTTCAAGACCGCCATCGCCATTGGCGGCACGCATGGCAAGACGACGACGACTACACTGGTCGCGACGCTGCTCGATGCGGGTAATCTTGATCCGACCGTCATCAATGGCGGCATCATCAATGCCTATGGCACCAATGCGCGTCTCGGGGCGGGCGAGTGGATGGTGGTCGAGGCCGACGAAAGCGACGGCACGTTCATCAAGCTGCCGGCTGACGTGGCTGTTGTCACCAATATCGATCCGGAACATCTCGACCACTATGGCGACTTCGAGGGCGTGAAGAAGGCCTTCCACCAGTTCGTGGAAAACGTGCCGTTCTATGGCTTTGCCGTGATGTGCCTCGACCACCCAGAGGTGCAGGCGCTGGTTGGCGAGATCAAAGATCGCCGGGTCATCACCTATGGCCGCAATCCGCAAGCTGATGTGCGGCTGGTCGATCTCGAAACCATCGATGGTATCAGCCATTTTGCCGTCGA from Devosia sp. 2618 carries:
- the murG gene encoding undecaprenyldiphospho-muramoylpentapeptide beta-N-acetylglucosaminyltransferase, which produces MKKFVLMAGGTGGHLFPAMALAQELVRRGHIVELMTDHRVESYGADFPASTVHIVPSATPSIRNPIKFVAAGFKIVGGIAVAFGKLRKSKPDCVIGFGGYPTFPPFVAANFLGIPGILHEQNAVMGRANRALGRFADLLAMSFPQTKFAETLSLEKVLTGNPVRDRVRAVADTAYPDLTGEGPIRLVIFGGSQGAKAISDIVPAAIALIPDTIRQRLQIVQQCRQDDLDRVAEVYRQAKVNVELAAFFTDLPERIAKAHLVIGRSGASTIAELTVIGRPAILVPLPGSIDADQKNNALVVEAAGGGWVAEQATLSPQSLGTRLTHLLTDPITLTQAAAAARSLGQPRAVEKLADLAEMLSGRNIVEVDHRS
- the murC gene encoding UDP-N-acetylmuramate--L-alanine ligase, which gives rise to MKMPRNMGPVHFIGIGGIGMSGIAEILHNQGYTVQGSDASANPNVQRLRDMGIKVSIGQSGDNLGAAEVVVVSSAIKSDNPELVAARAKALPIVRRAEMLAEIMRFKTAIAIGGTHGKTTTTTLVATLLDAGNLDPTVINGGIINAYGTNARLGAGEWMVVEADESDGTFIKLPADVAVVTNIDPEHLDHYGDFEGVKKAFHQFVENVPFYGFAVMCLDHPEVQALVGEIKDRRVITYGRNPQADVRLVDLETIDGISHFAVEIRDRIRQTQLRIDGLQLPMPGVHNALNATAAIAVADQLHVPAEAIRKGLKGFTGVKRRFTKTGVVGGITVIDDYGHHPVEISAVLKAARSSTKRDVIAVVQPHRYSRLKDLFEEFATCFNDADTVIVAPVYAAGEQPIAGVTHEELVNRIRAGGHRDARVLNAPEELAELIASRAADGDYVVCLGAGNITQWAAALPAELGALLEQDPV